One window from the genome of Magnetococcales bacterium encodes:
- a CDS encoding transposase produces the protein MMLFPITQLMDEQKCYDHLVEILHPGGLKCPQCHAFLSATKVHRKDRAPLLYYRCSCGRVFNALTGTIWQGTHHPCSTVIRILQGIAQGVPTNHLDTAWQDLNPLLLKATKPGTTVNTDDWTGYLPLSNNGRVHVTVCHSLKNPVWARDLDGDGVREVHNNTMEGTWVGLRNFLRLFRGVSKVYLQQYVAMHEWAHNLKNVTLEFLRILCGVTRFAT, from the coding sequence ATGATGCTGTTTCCGATTACCCAGTTGATGGATGAGCAAAAATGCTACGACCATCTTGTAGAAATCTTGCATCCAGGAGGGTTGAAGTGTCCACAATGCCATGCATTTTTGAGTGCAACCAAGGTTCACCGGAAGGATCGTGCGCCTCTTCTGTACTATCGGTGTTCTTGTGGTCGGGTCTTCAACGCATTGACCGGAACGATCTGGCAGGGAACGCACCATCCATGCTCGACCGTTATCCGTATCCTGCAGGGAATCGCGCAGGGGGTGCCGACGAACCATCTGGACACGGCTTGGCAGGATCTGAATCCGCTCTTGCTGAAGGCTACCAAACCAGGGACAACCGTAAACACGGATGATTGGACCGGATATCTTCCACTGTCAAACAATGGGAGAGTCCATGTGACTGTTTGCCACTCTCTCAAGAACCCAGTATGGGCGCGAGATCTGGATGGAGACGGCGTTCGCGAAGTCCATAACAACACCATGGAAGGCACATGGGTCGGCTTGCGGAACTTTTTGCGCCTGTTTCGTGGTGTCAGCAAGGTCTACCTCCAGCAGTATGTGGCTATGCACGAATGGGCGCATAACCTCAAGAATGTGACGCTGGAATTCCTCAGAATTTTATGCGGCGTCACACGATTTGCAACATGA
- the fliB gene encoding flagellin lysine-N-methylase, translating to MFIESITLNYLAGFSCIGSRCGDSCCTDWAIPLSADDHRRLCGFLETDPEGKTELRDKVVRIDGASDEGRFAIRSTPDARCPFLDDEHLCSLQRRFGEAVLPRLCSRFPRVLSIVGRRLELSATLACPETARRCLLDPQAMTVAPLRDGMIGNDIPHQFIIDLHHGDPYVAQFDRVRAELFLLCRLKEYPIATRLFLLGYFANRVEPFFHAKMTANTALLDQEIRRINRPEIQQEVHRRFEEIPRLEKKCLELLRHLLDAGFSQAGTVAFRSLLVQSLKGLGGKVEPQGIAAGIDEVLHRYHAAKAFWHQGFSRELDQYQTHFALNHIMSQPYLKEKSLLAYVRELLLFLAVLRFILFGLLAQTRETWPRDNKEQKNLLETEVVHTVQQFAKSIGHNPNLLGRMRVAVEDQGVTTLPHLVALITF from the coding sequence ATGTTCATCGAGTCGATCACTTTGAATTATCTGGCCGGTTTTTCCTGCATCGGATCGCGCTGCGGTGATTCCTGCTGCACCGATTGGGCGATTCCCTTGAGCGCCGATGATCATCGAAGACTGTGTGGTTTTCTTGAAACCGACCCCGAGGGAAAAACGGAGCTTCGAGACAAGGTGGTCCGCATCGACGGGGCGAGCGACGAAGGGCGGTTTGCAATCCGAAGCACACCGGATGCCCGGTGCCCGTTTCTGGACGACGAACACCTCTGTTCGCTGCAAAGGAGATTTGGCGAGGCGGTACTGCCGCGTCTCTGTAGTCGTTTTCCACGGGTCCTTTCGATTGTCGGACGAAGACTGGAACTGTCGGCGACCCTGGCCTGCCCCGAAACGGCGCGGCGCTGTCTTCTGGATCCCCAGGCGATGACGGTCGCGCCCCTGCGGGACGGAATGATCGGCAACGACATTCCCCACCAGTTCATCATCGATTTGCACCATGGCGACCCTTACGTCGCCCAGTTCGACCGGGTACGCGCCGAATTGTTTCTGCTGTGCCGTCTCAAGGAATATCCCATCGCGACACGGCTTTTCCTCCTCGGATATTTTGCAAACCGGGTCGAACCGTTTTTCCATGCCAAAATGACCGCGAACACCGCCCTCCTCGACCAGGAAATCCGGCGCATCAACCGTCCGGAGATCCAACAGGAAGTTCATCGACGCTTCGAAGAAATCCCACGATTGGAAAAAAAATGTCTGGAGTTGCTTCGACATCTGCTGGACGCCGGTTTTTCCCAGGCGGGAACGGTTGCCTTCCGCTCCCTGCTGGTGCAGTCTCTGAAGGGTCTGGGAGGCAAGGTCGAACCTCAAGGAATCGCCGCGGGGATCGACGAGGTCCTTCACCGTTACCATGCGGCCAAAGCATTCTGGCACCAGGGGTTTTCCCGCGAACTCGACCAGTATCAGACCCATTTTGCCTTGAACCACATCATGAGCCAACCCTACCTCAAGGAAAAAAGCCTTCTGGCTTATGTCCGGGAACTGCTGCTGTTTCTGGCGGTATTGCGTTTCATCCTCTTCGGACTCCTGGCCCAAACACGCGAAACCTGGCCCCGGGACAACAAGGAACAAAAAAATCTGTTGGAAACAGAGGTCGTCCATACCGTGCAACAATTTGCCAAGTCGATCGGTCACAATCCCAACCTTCTTGGACGGATGCGCGTGGCTGTCGAAGACCAGGGAGTGACCACGCTGCCGCACCTGGTGGCGTTGATCACCTTTTGA